The segment atatattcttttttttattaatttgacaaatgaaaaaaatgttttctacaaaagtttttttatttttaagtagtaCTTAATGCctgttagggactctaagttattggcttttgtttcttttatttttattgttgttaatgttgaGTTTATCatgtatttgcattttatcccttaagttacgcccatgtactgcgatacttattcggagaataccatctgggtgccaggcTACATGGCCcgtcaggccaaagctaagggtacgctttggctggggaatgtgctactaatCAAGGGAAGCTTTCTCGATCGGGACTATTGCTGTGATCGTCAATTTGTTGGGCCTGCGATAtttccagaaaagcgactagtatagatattccccagatggccacgagttatgggacccggcgtagccatagcccataatggttcttggtggtggtgcgcccctggttggaattcctcggggttagtacttaagggataatcgaagtaattttcgCTCTCTTCCTTTTCTCTTTTTCGTGTGAAAGCTGCGTCGGTATCGGGATGTGATCAGAATCATATTGTGTAACCCGtccaattaagcattctccctcttcctacttagaccaagactctttcattatttttatataagtgcaaattaaatacagtctattttacgtaaaacaaagtgtctctgtcgtgtttcatttatcgaaggaataCCTTAACAATGCCCATTAATAAAAAGTGtagatttctatttaaaataaaagtagaGTAGGGAGTTGTAGCTAAGCGGTCGaaggaaaacaatttattttattgcaaaaacaaacttccaattcaaaatctatttgcgtggttaagtttttttttaattattcaatgaaaaaataaattttatttcggaTTTTCGCCCAGCCCTATTTATATTCCCAAGTAGCTAAAAATCGCTAAGAAATGGTTTGGAcaaaagataatatttttacaatcaTAATTTCCACAGTACATTTTACGATTTCCGAAATTCGAGATCAGTGATCATCTACGCACTAGGACACCCTATATGCAACAATGTTACGTCGATTGTTATCTGAAACCTCTCCAGAAATAACAAATAAGTACCATAAGAAATTTACCATGAGATTAAAGAATTAAGCCATTTAATCACCTGGAATCGaaattatttgtattatttactTCAATAAATCCTAAACTTAAATTGGTGTTTTTTACAAGTTCTTTCTATGTCGTCTTCTCTAGATTTGCTTGTGATCATATAGTATATGAATATATTAGGATGTCTAGTTAGGATATCTATAAATGAGATACTTTCAAATCAGGATATCTATAGATATTATGACAAATCTTCCATACAGAATAACATGACTTTGGTCAAATTGTAGCTATGCTAACAAGCATTGTTTAGAACACAAATAATATTCTGTATTTCTAAAGTATCACACGAACAAGTTGCTCACAATAgctggaaaattgaaaatctttaaagaaagaaatttttcacTGACCTGACGACACTGAACTTCCCCCAACTGAATGTGAACTGGAAAAAATCGATCACTTGAAAGGTGCTTTTCTGATGACTCAGATTTAATTGATTATAGAAACCCGGTCATCTCATGAATAATTGTTGATGACatcttaatattttcatagaaaaactCGATAGAGTTGAGCCATAACCTCACCATTTTGTCACTAATAAAAATACTGAACTATTCTGAATTCGTCCATTATTCGATGTCTGCTAGTatacatacattttttgaattgatGCCACTACCccacattcaaaaatttcctgaATTGCCCTAGACCATCCCTTgaattctttaaattaatatttctgaaCCTTTATATCTCATAAGCAGTAATTAAATGGGAGGTACAGTTTACCACCATATTATTATCAGCTTGACTAATTTCTGATAATACTTTAAGTCTGTCATACACAATGCCTATTTAATACCCTATCAATCTTAGAACTTATATTTTAAGCCTTAgacttattttgaaattaaggtcttaaaagttttttccatTCTCCAGACACGTAGCGCTATAAATATTGACTTTACACACTATCCCTGATTAGTATTCACGCGGGTGTAACTATGAAGATCGTTCACGTATTAAGTTTTATGGCAGCAGCAGTTCTTGGTATGTTATCTAAAATCAAGAAAGGGGAATTAGAATCAGATCCTATTTGGTATTTCAGCTGATGCCTCCACTGATTTTAAGGCGTCCTATTACCCAGTAAATAATTTGTCAGTCAACACCAATCTTAGAATTGTCAATGGTGAAAATGCAGAGAGGAACCAAGTTCCATACCAAGTCTCCTTGCAACGTCGTATAATCATTAGTTTCAGTCACATCTGCGGAGGATCTATCATTGCTCCAAGGTACTTTCAGATTTAGATTTCAGGTATTTCATATAAACGTAAAAGAGCTATTTAATAAACAAGTGTTTTATTCTGAAAATTAGTTATCGACTTATAAGGGTGGCAAACGTCtcaatatatatacatatagaaTTGAGATTATTAATCGTCAGTGGTTAGTTACAACGTGTTTCTTTTGAGTGTATAATAGAAAAACCGAATTACGACCCCTAGTCAATTTTTCTAGGAAGACACCTAAAGCAgcgtgcggctctaaattgttCCCTCTCAcccttttaattatttaacaaattataatttttttaattttaaaagaagcattaaataaaacaaaaaaatactatcttctgatttttgtttattttgtaaattttgcttACGTCACTAGTAGCACAAAATGGCagattttttatgttgaaataTCGGTTAGGTGACACcttaaattaaaggtcttttaaAACTACATCCAATAgtgtattgcgattcaaaatctattcattgttttttaagaaaaacaggtataaatttggtaaaaaatgcaattattattCAGCTAAATATGTATTATGTAAACAATGAAGAAACTTGGTTGAaaagaaattggtttgttttcgattttacgctcataaacagtttttggtaaaaaaaaagagtaaaaagcgtaagaatattaataaaaataaccaaaaactgttggtaaacaaaaaatcgaaaacaaaccaatttcctatcaacaaacaaattttttattgtttacgtTCTATTTAACTTAGTTCGTATAGCACTTTGTTCCTAATTTATAGCTGttttactcaaaaattaatcgatagattttaagacataatatactattgagtacaattttaaaaaacttttaatttaaggtgtcacttgacccctgtttaaatttttaaaaatcaacttttttatGCTACTGGTCatgtaaacaatatttttaaaaaatctaatgccAAAAGttagtattttttgttcaatttaatactgtttctgaattaaaaaaaaaaatagttaaaaaattaacagggGGTTCAATTTCAAACTGCACGGTATAGCGATCTTGAATATTTCATATCAGCTTTTAGGGTAATTTTTAGCTATtacgaaaaattcgaaaatttaagCGAAAATCAGAATTTACAatgtgaaatttataaattcgtCACATTTTGAACCTTCATATGTGGAACATCTTTGGGATTTTTTCTAACTTCTAGCTTGTTGCGATAGGGAAATAGCGGGTAAAACTTAGTGAAACAGGTACAAACGCAactcaaaagtcacaaattgaaaatgaaatggcTTACCCGGTATACGAACTacacaaaaaaatcacaattaaaaaaaactcgaatGTGTCAACAGATCaggttataaaataaaacaaaaaaggggGCAAAATCTATACACAGACACCAGAGTTGAATTCCGGggggaataaaatattattattagttccaTCGACGTGTTAGCGTTTTCTGTCAAGTATTTATTAACTTCCTCATTACTTTCCGTACTTGCAACACAAAACGGCTAGGTCTCTACGATATATTAAACATGTCGAAACATGACTTAGAAGTAGACGTCGGGGGTGTGGATTTCTCATGCTTGTTGATTACATAGGGTTTAtaacaaatcaattaaaaagaaatcccAATGCTTAGATTTTTACAAAACCTGGATACGCATGGCGGCGAAATCGCTCTTTTTCTCAATGAGGACCCGCCTAAAAACAGACAGAAAGGCATCGTCTGGCCTGCCTTAGCTATATTTAACAATTGTCCGAGGGTACCTGTTTAAAAGGTATAaatcgaaattgaaaatgtcaaCGTGAAAATCCATCTAGTTTTAAGCACAATTTCGTCCTGAGGAACTCAAAAAAAGCTTCCGTCGTTATCGCATAAATTTCAAAGCACGAGAAAAATCTACTGGAAAATTTTGTATAGCTCTTATATCAAGAAGATTATTTAACTTGCTTTTCTCGTCACGTTCAAGCATTAAATCACGATATACTGGTTGAATAAGCAATCActtctgattttgaaaatttttgctttggatttttttttttggaatcaGTTTCCTTCTTTGTCTAGTTGGATTTTAACTGCTGCGCATTGCGTGACTGGAACATCTCCAAGCTCTTTGAGGATAGTCGCTGGTATTCTATTGTTGAATGATGCAAACATTCAAGGTCAGCAAACTATTGATGTGAGCGAGATCAAAATTCACCACAACTACCCAGGGTAAGTAGTTTATTCCTAATGAGAATGGTGTGCAAGTAGGCCATCCGCACTTATCCCCAGAGGCAGCCAAGTTGCCCCCGATGATATCGCACTCTTGCGACTGATAGAAAACCTAATTTACAccgaaaataatgtaaaaccTATTACCATTCCCCCATTAATGAGTGTGGCATTTGGTAATGCCCTTCTTTCCGGATGGGGCCTTACTGTAACCGGAGGGAGCTTGCCCAACAACCTCCAAGTGGCCAATTTACCAATTGTTCCCGCGACTGGTAAGTTTCTTCCCACTGAATTTAATCAAGATAAGATAGCTGTTTACCGTACATATGTGGGAAGTTGTAATTTACCGCATGTTAATTACacaaaagaaattaacaaattcaGTCAGGAGTCGAATGAAGTAAACACCCTTTCCTGCTATCGCGTGTGTATTAACTTTGTGTGTTCTTTTGCaaactgtacagggtgtctcaattaaaatttgcacCACGTAAAATGTCTAATCTCGTCCAAATGTGGCAAAAATGCAGAAATTTAATGCATAATTTTAACTTGAAGAGAGACCAAATTTCATCACGGTTTCGAAGTAACTTCTGTATCCTTTTTGCGCCCAGAGCCACACTTCAAAAGCTTTAAATGGCAAGAGCGGTCGAATGACGCATCATTTTGAAGCTGCTTCCATTATTTATGCAGCcatgtttttttcaaacttaaacaATAGGTTTTTCAGACCACTGCCTAGATGCCTGCGAAAGGAAACAAAAGTGGTTaggaaaaaacatttcaatttaacgAATGTAGTACCCAACTGTCTACCACCAACATCCAAACAAGAGTACGAGCAATTGTGCAAATATTCTCTAAAGTTTTGCAACAGTTCTAGCGTATTCAAACGGAACTCTTGCGacgtttcgttttcaaaacatttataGACATAGCATTAGCCTCAGGCTTTAAATGACCACAGCAAAAGAAATCTAGGGAGGTCAAGTCGGGGAATCTAGCTAGCCATTCGATGGGACCTCACCAGCGTATCCATTATCCGGGAAAGTGAGCATTTAAGAAAGCGCATACTCCTATATGATAATGGGGAAATGCTCCATTGTGTTGAAAGAAAAGTTCGTGTCCTTGAAGATTGACATCTTCTTCCAGTTCTCAAAGGCTCAATAACGTCTTCTAACAActgcaaataactttttttggtCAAATTGTCTAAACAAAAAGTGACCCGACAATGTGGTCGCCTAGAATGCCTACCCAcacattcaatttttgaggCGTTTATATATGACTTACTGAATATATGCAGATTTGTATCACTCCAATAACgatcatatttatttaattcttgaacaaattttatctCAGATggataaaatttatgttttttagcaatccaatgaatattatttttagatacaTCACttttttgaacagtttttcTTACAGATCGTCTCttatgcattaaaaaaacagtCACTTCAAAACCTTCATTTTGAACAGGATATTGGCGattatgttctttttttgtaacagagcacacaactttttggttactttaaaaatttcaaatattcatgCAGATAAGGTAATGTTTCTTAGCCCGTTCtcatctaaaaaatatttatttacactgactttcaaaaaaatcgcaacaccaagaagaacacatcgtacacgtttgaaattctggcattacgttgggtcggatAATAGataacgatcaaaatatcaaaagaaaattattgtgaataagtgaaaaaatttaataataatttaataatgggtggtatctcctcttaaattaatacattcctgtaagcgacgtggcatgcttagaattaaattatcaatatcttcctgtggtattgtatcccaggcaatctgcacctgcttgcggagttcatctatggtctctggagggcgagctaaacgttgaagtctctgACCCACTATATCCCATACacgctctattggggacaaatctggagaccgagctggctaaggcaaaatatccaaattttcaacttccaaatacctcaaagtatcgttggctacatgtggtcgcgcattatcctgttgaaatatgcttccaggatggtcgtacATGTATgatacaagaaccggttctaagacactattaatgtacctctgagcatttaatctatcataaatgaaaacaagaggagaccgactaccatactggatagcaccccaaaccatgacatctggtgttaaaccagaatgacgccttttcaaaaagtcaaaatttaatcgctctcctctgcgccttctaacacgtaaccatCCAttagatcgccataaacaaaatcgactctcatcactgaacacgattcttctccactcatccacccattgcactctcagacgacaccaatccagtcgggccaccctgtggtttcgtgataatggaagccgacgcacaggacgatatgaatttagaccaaaacttcgaattctgcgatacatcttactaagggagacccttcgatttagggtggctacccagttagcaccaagagacggaattgtttcaaacggggcgcctgtcgctgaacgacgaagtcgccgatcttcgcgtcggttcgtcattcttggacggccactaccacgatgacgatttactgacccttcgttagaccaatctctccaagctcttagcactgttgatgcgtttcgatccaatctacgtgcaatttcgcggaaaggtaaacctgcctcatgcataccaacaattcttcccttttcaaagggagttaactgccaaTAAACTGCATGTTGGCGTACACGAGACATTTTGTACTACCACACAtttaatatggtactaacaataatacctttatcgctatctgcgtgtaaaaaaatttgtaaagagAACGATTGTgacataaaaaagtaaagaaaaacttcatatcacattaaaatacgaacttgaaatttttatcatttttttttctttacaagtctaaaatcataccaaaatttcaaatacatacagtgttcttcttggtgttgcggtttttttgaaagtcagtgcaTAATCGGAGTGAGAGTGTACCGAATTAACTATGttgcaaatttcaatgaaTCTATGACAATTTCGTAATTCTGAAAAAGCGATCGCTCAAACTTGAACAAAAATGATTGCATAGAAATGGAAGAAGCTTCAAATTAATGTGTCACTGAGCCCTTCTTGCcatttacagtttttgagTAGCTGTGGGCGGTAGAAAGATACAGAGATTACTGAGACAccgaaataaaatttgttcccctcTCAAGTtaaatttgacatattttagtatttttctcGAACGAAATCGGAGATTTAATGGGATGCAAATTTTAGTTGGAACATCCCATATAGACTATACATTAGCGTGAGATAATGCAGTCTAGAGTCACTCGTAcggcaaaaattttcaatgtgcGCATATTAATGGTCATTACTGCCACTTTGTTTTGCGTGCGGTTATTCACAAATGAGCGCAGCAAAGTAGCTTTACTGCACGTTTGAAGGGACAACATCTTTATAAACATTTCAGAATGCAACAACCACCTCAATTCCCTCCTTGGAGCTAACCGCAATCCCTTCGATACCATTCTTAACGTCTGCTCAGGAATTGTCCATGGCGGAGAATCTGCTTGCAGTGGTGACAGTGGTGGACCATTAGTTGATAAAAAGGGCCACGTTGTGGGTATCGTTTCCTGGGGTCTTACTCCATGTGGATCTGCAAATGCTCCTTCCGTTTACGTTAGAACTTCAGCTTACACCGAATGGATCACAGCCAACACGGACAATCAAGTACTACCACCTCATTAATTaagcgaaaataattattttttggtttttgaaactaaataaatttggctggaaaacaaatttattgttttattattgaaagttTTCAGTAGAATTTCCTTCTTCCTGTTGCCAATtcttatacagagtgtctgtaaaaggtctttacaacgctctaccacagattcttcagatcaaaacaagacgatttagccatatttagtctagtccaaaagttgataataacagcgctagagggcgtcaaagttgaaaattaaaaatcaattttttaacatattttccatactgtacaacataaaaacgtgaaagttggtgtaggggagtttttcaagacgccgaattcatatctgctaataaattgcacttaccTGGTAGAGGGCGCCACTTACGGCCCACCGCatgtattaaattgattgaaacttttttgcctcctggtataaatgattttcgaatacagtagtgtatttggtcatcgtttataaataaaaaaggtataccttgTTGATGTTGCTACGAGGagccgtttacgagataaatgcattttagtaattcaggtgtaagattttagattaaacaacttatttactgcaaaaaggtactcttgataagacctttaataattcgcagtagttttacaagaaaacttaattaccaaatcacgaatacaaagaaataagaatatcacaaaaacgGTTCAAAGAGTCCACCATTTGCACGTATACAAAGGTTTATAcaccgaaaaaaattaaaatgtacgcTTTGCATAACTTCTTCGTCGtttctaatattatttattgcatcttgaataCGTTGCCACAGTTGTTCTTCGTTATCGACAGTTGTCATGTAAACCATGGACTTAAGGtgtccccataaaaaataatccattggatttaagtccggagaACGTGGTGGCCATTTTACAGGGGCGTCATTACCTCTgcctatccatttatttgggtactgttgatttaaatgatttctaACATTTAGTACAAAATGTGGTGGAGCTCCGtcatgcataaaccacatatctCTCCGAAGTTGTAAAGGTAAATcctctaacaaatttggcaaCGAATTTTGTAGAtgttgcaaataaatttcccCTGTTAATCTTTGTAGAAAAATGACAGGACCAACAATATGATTACTAATTATTCCAGCCCAcacaataattttgaattcgtgttgaaaatgttttacttttattgcatGCGGATTTTCATCtgcataaacatgttcattatgaaaattggtTACCCCTTTTCTTGTAAAACACGCCTCATCGgtaaacaaaatattgttaccaaaatttaaatctccTTCTCTTTGCCTATTAACAAATCGACAAAAAACCAGGCGCATATTAGGATCATGTTGTAAAAGATCTTGAACTGGCGTCTTATGATAAGGATATAGCAACTCTTCTTTAAGTACTCCATGAACGACATCTTTGGATAATCCTATTTCCCTACCtagtttttgtgatattcttatttctttgtattcatgatttggtaattaagttttcttgtaaaactactgcgaattattaaaggtcttatcaagagtacctttttgcagtaaataagttgtttaatctaaaatcttacacctgaattactaaaatgcatttatctcgtaaacggctCCTCGTAGCAACATCAAcaaggtataccttttttatttataaacgatgaccaaatacactactgtattcgaaaatcatttataccaggaggcaaaaaagtttcaatcaatttaatacatGCGGTGGGCCGTAAGTGGCGCCCTCTACCAggtaagtgcaatttattagcagatatgaattcggcgtcttgaaaaactcccctacaccaactttcacgtttttatgttgcacagtatggaaaatatgttaaaaaattgatttttaattttcaactttgacgccctctagcgctgttattatcaacttttggactagactaaatatggctaaatcgtcttgttttgatctgaagaatctgtggtagaacgttgtaaagaccttttacagacaccctgtatatatgtccTGTAAATCGTAAATTTCAAGTGGCCCTAAAGAAAGAAGTAAATGCCTGTCAGATTCGATGATTTTGCTGGTCATGCTATCGCGCCTCGTTTAGTGATTTATTTGCCGTGAAATAACTAATAAGCCGTAATGATGGAGAGCTTCGTCTTCTTGTAATAGAAGATATCTTCATTGCGTTCTAGAGCTCCATTTTCGTCAATTTAGTATTCTAAAAATCAAACGATACTACCAGTCTATGATGTTTTCTAACagttataaaaagaaatgtcaataaaaaaatgttgagtCGGTATAGTTTTGAGAAACATTTAGTAACAGGCGCCTATGGTCAATATCCCAttat is part of the Euwallacea fornicatus isolate EFF26 chromosome 8, ASM4011564v1, whole genome shotgun sequence genome and harbors:
- the LOC136340835 gene encoding trypsin-1-like codes for the protein MKIVHVLSFMAAAVLADASTDFKASYYPVNNLSVNTNLRIVNGENAERNQVPYQVSLQRRIIISFSHICGGSIIAPSWILTAAHCVTGTSPSSLRIVAGILLLNDANIQGQQTIDVSEIKIHHNYPGGSQVAPDDIALLRLIENLIYTENNVKPITIPPLMSVAFGNALLSGWGLTVTGGSLPNNLQVANLPIVPATECNNHLNSLLGANRNPFDTILNVCSGIVHGGESACSGDSGGPLVDKKGHVVGIVSWGLTPCGSANAPSVYVRTSAYTEWITANTDNQVLPPH